The following are encoded in a window of Numida meleagris isolate 19003 breed g44 Domestic line chromosome 9, NumMel1.0, whole genome shotgun sequence genomic DNA:
- the RNF111 gene encoding E3 ubiquitin-protein ligase Arkadia isoform X5 — translation MRPFLKVPMSKWTPECNIVYTLKADMKSEVPSDAPKRQESLKGILLNPEPIGAAKSFPAEVEMIASKVGNEFSHLCGDSQKQKDTNGNRTDQDKSLVVRKKRKSQQAGPSYTQNCPDKENQGILGLRQHLETQSEDNDSSFSDCISSPSSSLHFGDSDTVTSDEEKDAPVRHPQAVLNATSRTHSARSQKWPRTEADSVPGLLMKRPCFHSNSLRRLPYRKRFVKTSSSQRTQNQKERILMQRKKREVLARRKYALLPSSSSSSENDLSSESSSSSSTEGEEDLFVSPGENHQNNTAVPSGSIDEDVVVIEASSTPQVTANEEINVTSTDSEVEIVTVGESYRSRSTLGHSRSHWGQSSSSHAARPPEQRNRSRISTVIQPLRQNAAEVVDLTVDEDEPTVVPTTSAGVESQVVSSASSNSSSTSTSEQASDAAPNVSTSQPSAAPETTSSLPNSSTAGTSAGDDIRRTASNTTLETGPPAMPRLPSCCPQHSPCGGSSQNHHALGHPHTSCFQQHGHHFQHHHHHHHNPHPAVPLSPSFSDSSCPVERPPPVPAPCGASSSSGTSYHDQALPVDLSSNGIRSHGSGAFHGTSAFDPCCPGSSSRTAIYGHQTGAGPSQSLTIDGYGSSMVAQPQPQPPPQASLSSCRHYMHSPYASLTRPLHHQASACPHSHGNPPPQPQPPPQVDYVIPHPVHPFHPSISSHASSHPVPPPPPTHPLANAAAPIPQHLPAAHQAISHHIPATAPPAQRLHAHEVIQRMEVQRRRMMQHPTRAHERPPPHPHRMHPNYGHGHHIHVPQTMSSHPRQAPERSAWELGIEAGVTAATYPPGPLHPHLAHYHAPPRLHHLQIGALPLMVPDMAGYPHIRYISSGLDGTSFRGPFRGNFEELIHLEERLGNVNRGATQGTIERCTYPHKYKKRKLHCKQDGEEGTEEDTEEKCTICLSILEEGEDVRRLPCMHLFHQVCVDQWLITNKKCPICRVDIEAQLPSES, via the exons gccTTTCTTAAAAGTTCCCATGTCTAAATGGACTCCTGAATGTAATATAGTTTATACTCTAAAAGCGGATATGAAGAGTGAAGTTCCTTCTGATGCACCAAAGAGACAGGAGAGCCTGAAGGGGATCCTCTTGAACCCTGAGCCTATTGGGGCAGCCAAAAGCTTCCCTGCAGAAGTGGAGATGATTGCCAGTAAAGTAGGGAATGAGTTCTCTCACTTATGCGGTGACTCTCAGAAGCAGAAGGATACAAATGGCAACCGTACAGACCAAGACAAAAGTCTCGTGGTGCGAAAAAAACGCAAGAGCCAGCAGGCTGGTCCTTCATACACACAAAATTGTCCTGATAAAGAAAACCAAGGAATCTTGGGATTAAGACAGCATCTAGAAACACAGAGTGAAGACAATGACTCTTCTTTTAGTGACTGTATCTCTTCACCTTCATCTAGCCTACATTTTGGAGACTCTGACACAGTAACATCggatgaagaaaaagatgctCCCGTGAGACACCCTCAGGCAGTGCTGAATGCTACGAGTAGAACTCATAGTGCAAGGTCGCAAAAGTGGCCTCGGACTGAGGCAGACTCTGTACCTGGGTTATTAATGAAAAGGCCCTGTTTTCACAGCAATTCGTTAAGAAGACTTCCATATAGAAAGAGATTCGTGAAAACCAGTTCCTCACAGCGGACACAGAATCAAAAGGAACGAATTttaatgcagaggaaaaaacGGGAGGTGTTAGCTCGAAGAAAGTACGCTTTGCTACCCAGCTCTAGCAGTTCGAGTGAGAATGATCTCAGTAGTGAATCTTCCTCCAGTTCATCCACAGAAGGGGAGGAAGACTTGTTCGTGTCACCTGGTGAAAACCACCAGAACAATACAGCTGTTCCTTCAG GAAgtattgatgaagatgttgtgGTGATTGAAGCATCTTCCACACCCCAGGTCACTgctaatgaagaaataaatgttaccTCAACAGATAGTGAAGTGGAGATTGTTACAGTTGGTGAGAGCTACAG GTCTCGTTCAACACTTGGACACTCAAGATCACACTGGGGACAAAGCTCGAGTTCTCATGCTGCACGGCCTCCAGAACAGCGGAACCGCAGCAGGATTTCCACAGTCATACAGCCACTGAGACAGAATGCTGCAGAGGTAGTGGACCTTACGGTGGATGAAGATG agCCAACAGTTGTGCCAACCACATCAGCTGGAGTGGAGTCCCAGGTCGTGAGTTCTGCTTCCAGTAACAGTTCTAGTACGTCTACCTCAGAGCAGGCCTCTGATGCAGCTCCAAACGTCTCCACCAGCCAGCCCTCTGCAGCACCAGAGACAACTTCTAGTCTTCCCAATAGCAGCACTGCTGGTACTTCTGCTGGAG ATGATATAAGAAGAACTGCATCTAATACGACACTGGAAACTGGCCCTCCAGCCATGCCACGGTTACCATCATGCTGCCCTCAGCATTCTCCATGTGGAGgatcttcacagaatcatcatGCGTTGGGGCATCCACATACaagctgctttcagcagcatgGCCACCACTttcagcaccaccaccaccaccaccacaacccTCACCCAGCAGTTCCCTTGTCTCCTTCATTCAGTGACTCCAGCTGCCCTGTTGAACGGCCTCCTCCAGTGCCTGCACCTTGTGGAGCAAGCAGCAGTTCTGGCACCAGTTACCATGACCAg GCATTGCCAGTAGACTTAAGCAGCAATGGTATAAGAAGTCATGGAAGTGGTGCTTTTCATGGAACGTCTGCTTTTGACCCCTGCTGTCCTGGTTCTTCATCTCGAACTGCAATTTATGGGCATCAGACTGGTGCTGGCCCAAGCCAATCACTAACAATAGATGGATATGGATCAAGTATGGtagcacagccacagccccaaCCTCCTCCTCAGGCATCGCTTTCTTCCTGTCGACATTATATGCATTCTCCTT ATGCTTCTTTGACCAGACCTCTTCACCATCAAGCTTCTGCATGTCCCCATTCTCATGGAAATCCTCCTCCTCAGCCACAACCTCCACCTCAAGTAGATTACGTTATCCCTCATCCAGTGCATCCTTTCCATCCATCAATCTCCTCTCATGCATCTTCTCATCCTGTTCCACCTCCACCACCAACTCATCCTTTAGCCAATGCAGCTGCTCCGATTCCACAGCATCTTCCAGCAGCACACCAGGCTATATCCCATCACATCCCTGCaacagctcctccagcacagaggCTTCATGCTCATGAAGTGATCCAGAGGATGGAGGTCCAGAGAAGAAGAATGATGCAACACCCAAC ACGTGCTCATGAACGACCTCCTCCACATCCTCACAGAATGCATCCAAATTACGGTCATGGACATCACATTCATGTGCCTCAGACAATGTCTTCCCATCCTCGACAAGCTCCAGAGAGATCTGCCTG GGAACTGGGAATTGAAGCTGGTGTGACTGCAGCTACCTACCCTCCAGGGCCCTTGCATCCTCACTTGGCCCACTACCATGCACCTCCTCGACTTCATCACTTGCAAATAGGAGCTCTTCCTCTAATG GTACCAGACATGGCGGGCTACCCTCACATCCGTTACATTTCATCGGGATTGGATGGAACATCATTCAGAGGCCCTTTCAGGGGCAATTTTGAG GAGCTGATTCACTTGGAGGAACGATTAGGCAATGTAAATCGTGGAGCAACGCAGGGAACTATAGAAAGATGCACGTATCCACATAAATACAAAAAG
- the RNF111 gene encoding E3 ubiquitin-protein ligase Arkadia isoform X1 — protein MRPFLKVPMSKWTPECNIVYTLKADMKSEVPSDAPKRQESLKGILLNPEPIGAAKSFPAEVEMIASKVGNEFSHLCGDSQKQKDTNGNRTDQDKSLVVRKKRKSQQAGPSYTQNCPDKENQGILGLRQHLETQSEDNDSSFSDCISSPSSSLHFGDSDTVTSDEEKDAPVRHPQAVLNATSRTHSARSQKWPRTEADSVPGLLMKRPCFHSNSLRRLPYRKRFVKTSSSQRTQNQKERILMQRKKREVLARRKYALLPSSSSSSENDLSSESSSSSSTEGEEDLFVSPGENHQNNTAVPSGSIDEDVVVIEASSTPQVTANEEINVTSTDSEVEIVTVGESYRSRSTLGHSRSHWGQSSSSHAARPPEQRNRSRISTVIQPLRQNAAEVVDLTVDEDEPTVVPTTSAGVESQVVSSASSNSSSTSTSEQASDAAPNVSTSQPSAAPETTSSLPNSSTAGTSAGDDIRRTASNTTLETGPPAMPRLPSCCPQHSPCGGSSQNHHALGHPHTSCFQQHGHHFQHHHHHHHNPHPAVPLSPSFSDSSCPVERPPPVPAPCGASSSSGTSYHDQQALPVDLSSNGIRSHGSGAFHGTSAFDPCCPGSSSRTAIYGHQTGAGPSQSLTIDGYGSSMVAQPQPQPPPQASLSSCRHYMHSPYASLTRPLHHQASACPHSHGNPPPQPQPPPQVDYVIPHPVHPFHPSISSHASSHPVPPPPPTHPLANAAAPIPQHLPAAHQAISHHIPATAPPAQRLHAHEVIQRMEVQRRRMMQHPTRAHERPPPHPHRMHPNYGHGHHIHVPQTMSSHPRQAPERSAWELGIEAGVTAATYPPGPLHPHLAHYHAPPRLHHLQIGALPLMVPDMAGYPHIRYISSGLDGTSFRGPFRGNFEELIHLEERLGNVNRGATQGTIERCTYPHKYKKVTTDWFSQRKLHCKQDGEEGTEEDTEEKCTICLSILEEGEDVRRLPCMHLFHQVCVDQWLITNKKCPICRVDIEAQLPSES, from the exons gccTTTCTTAAAAGTTCCCATGTCTAAATGGACTCCTGAATGTAATATAGTTTATACTCTAAAAGCGGATATGAAGAGTGAAGTTCCTTCTGATGCACCAAAGAGACAGGAGAGCCTGAAGGGGATCCTCTTGAACCCTGAGCCTATTGGGGCAGCCAAAAGCTTCCCTGCAGAAGTGGAGATGATTGCCAGTAAAGTAGGGAATGAGTTCTCTCACTTATGCGGTGACTCTCAGAAGCAGAAGGATACAAATGGCAACCGTACAGACCAAGACAAAAGTCTCGTGGTGCGAAAAAAACGCAAGAGCCAGCAGGCTGGTCCTTCATACACACAAAATTGTCCTGATAAAGAAAACCAAGGAATCTTGGGATTAAGACAGCATCTAGAAACACAGAGTGAAGACAATGACTCTTCTTTTAGTGACTGTATCTCTTCACCTTCATCTAGCCTACATTTTGGAGACTCTGACACAGTAACATCggatgaagaaaaagatgctCCCGTGAGACACCCTCAGGCAGTGCTGAATGCTACGAGTAGAACTCATAGTGCAAGGTCGCAAAAGTGGCCTCGGACTGAGGCAGACTCTGTACCTGGGTTATTAATGAAAAGGCCCTGTTTTCACAGCAATTCGTTAAGAAGACTTCCATATAGAAAGAGATTCGTGAAAACCAGTTCCTCACAGCGGACACAGAATCAAAAGGAACGAATTttaatgcagaggaaaaaacGGGAGGTGTTAGCTCGAAGAAAGTACGCTTTGCTACCCAGCTCTAGCAGTTCGAGTGAGAATGATCTCAGTAGTGAATCTTCCTCCAGTTCATCCACAGAAGGGGAGGAAGACTTGTTCGTGTCACCTGGTGAAAACCACCAGAACAATACAGCTGTTCCTTCAG GAAgtattgatgaagatgttgtgGTGATTGAAGCATCTTCCACACCCCAGGTCACTgctaatgaagaaataaatgttaccTCAACAGATAGTGAAGTGGAGATTGTTACAGTTGGTGAGAGCTACAG GTCTCGTTCAACACTTGGACACTCAAGATCACACTGGGGACAAAGCTCGAGTTCTCATGCTGCACGGCCTCCAGAACAGCGGAACCGCAGCAGGATTTCCACAGTCATACAGCCACTGAGACAGAATGCTGCAGAGGTAGTGGACCTTACGGTGGATGAAGATG agCCAACAGTTGTGCCAACCACATCAGCTGGAGTGGAGTCCCAGGTCGTGAGTTCTGCTTCCAGTAACAGTTCTAGTACGTCTACCTCAGAGCAGGCCTCTGATGCAGCTCCAAACGTCTCCACCAGCCAGCCCTCTGCAGCACCAGAGACAACTTCTAGTCTTCCCAATAGCAGCACTGCTGGTACTTCTGCTGGAG ATGATATAAGAAGAACTGCATCTAATACGACACTGGAAACTGGCCCTCCAGCCATGCCACGGTTACCATCATGCTGCCCTCAGCATTCTCCATGTGGAGgatcttcacagaatcatcatGCGTTGGGGCATCCACATACaagctgctttcagcagcatgGCCACCACTttcagcaccaccaccaccaccaccacaacccTCACCCAGCAGTTCCCTTGTCTCCTTCATTCAGTGACTCCAGCTGCCCTGTTGAACGGCCTCCTCCAGTGCCTGCACCTTGTGGAGCAAGCAGCAGTTCTGGCACCAGTTACCATGACCAg CAGGCATTGCCAGTAGACTTAAGCAGCAATGGTATAAGAAGTCATGGAAGTGGTGCTTTTCATGGAACGTCTGCTTTTGACCCCTGCTGTCCTGGTTCTTCATCTCGAACTGCAATTTATGGGCATCAGACTGGTGCTGGCCCAAGCCAATCACTAACAATAGATGGATATGGATCAAGTATGGtagcacagccacagccccaaCCTCCTCCTCAGGCATCGCTTTCTTCCTGTCGACATTATATGCATTCTCCTT ATGCTTCTTTGACCAGACCTCTTCACCATCAAGCTTCTGCATGTCCCCATTCTCATGGAAATCCTCCTCCTCAGCCACAACCTCCACCTCAAGTAGATTACGTTATCCCTCATCCAGTGCATCCTTTCCATCCATCAATCTCCTCTCATGCATCTTCTCATCCTGTTCCACCTCCACCACCAACTCATCCTTTAGCCAATGCAGCTGCTCCGATTCCACAGCATCTTCCAGCAGCACACCAGGCTATATCCCATCACATCCCTGCaacagctcctccagcacagaggCTTCATGCTCATGAAGTGATCCAGAGGATGGAGGTCCAGAGAAGAAGAATGATGCAACACCCAAC ACGTGCTCATGAACGACCTCCTCCACATCCTCACAGAATGCATCCAAATTACGGTCATGGACATCACATTCATGTGCCTCAGACAATGTCTTCCCATCCTCGACAAGCTCCAGAGAGATCTGCCTG GGAACTGGGAATTGAAGCTGGTGTGACTGCAGCTACCTACCCTCCAGGGCCCTTGCATCCTCACTTGGCCCACTACCATGCACCTCCTCGACTTCATCACTTGCAAATAGGAGCTCTTCCTCTAATG GTACCAGACATGGCGGGCTACCCTCACATCCGTTACATTTCATCGGGATTGGATGGAACATCATTCAGAGGCCCTTTCAGGGGCAATTTTGAG GAGCTGATTCACTTGGAGGAACGATTAGGCAATGTAAATCGTGGAGCAACGCAGGGAACTATAGAAAGATGCACGTATCCACATAAATACAAAAAG
- the RNF111 gene encoding E3 ubiquitin-protein ligase Arkadia isoform X4, with translation MSKWTPECNIVYTLKADMKSEVPSDAPKRQESLKGILLNPEPIGAAKSFPAEVEMIASKVGNEFSHLCGDSQKQKDTNGNRTDQDKSLVVRKKRKSQQAGPSYTQNCPDKENQGILGLRQHLETQSEDNDSSFSDCISSPSSSLHFGDSDTVTSDEEKDAPVRHPQAVLNATSRTHSARSQKWPRTEADSVPGLLMKRPCFHSNSLRRLPYRKRFVKTSSSQRTQNQKERILMQRKKREVLARRKYALLPSSSSSSENDLSSESSSSSSTEGEEDLFVSPGENHQNNTAVPSGSIDEDVVVIEASSTPQVTANEEINVTSTDSEVEIVTVGESYRSRSTLGHSRSHWGQSSSSHAARPPEQRNRSRISTVIQPLRQNAAEVVDLTVDEDEPTVVPTTSAGVESQVVSSASSNSSSTSTSEQASDAAPNVSTSQPSAAPETTSSLPNSSTAGTSAGDDIRRTASNTTLETGPPAMPRLPSCCPQHSPCGGSSQNHHALGHPHTSCFQQHGHHFQHHHHHHHNPHPAVPLSPSFSDSSCPVERPPPVPAPCGASSSSGTSYHDQQALPVDLSSNGIRSHGSGAFHGTSAFDPCCPGSSSRTAIYGHQTGAGPSQSLTIDGYGSSMVAQPQPQPPPQASLSSCRHYMHSPYASLTRPLHHQASACPHSHGNPPPQPQPPPQVDYVIPHPVHPFHPSISSHASSHPVPPPPPTHPLANAAAPIPQHLPAAHQAISHHIPATAPPAQRLHAHEVIQRMEVQRRRMMQHPTRAHERPPPHPHRMHPNYGHGHHIHVPQTMSSHPRQAPERSAWELGIEAGVTAATYPPGPLHPHLAHYHAPPRLHHLQIGALPLMVPDMAGYPHIRYISSGLDGTSFRGPFRGNFEELIHLEERLGNVNRGATQGTIERCTYPHKYKKVTTDWFSQRKLHCKQDGEEGTEEDTEEKCTICLSILEEGEDVRRLPCMHLFHQVCVDQWLITNKKCPICRVDIEAQLPSES, from the exons ATGTCTAAATGGACTCCTGAATGTAATATAGTTTATACTCTAAAAGCGGATATGAAGAGTGAAGTTCCTTCTGATGCACCAAAGAGACAGGAGAGCCTGAAGGGGATCCTCTTGAACCCTGAGCCTATTGGGGCAGCCAAAAGCTTCCCTGCAGAAGTGGAGATGATTGCCAGTAAAGTAGGGAATGAGTTCTCTCACTTATGCGGTGACTCTCAGAAGCAGAAGGATACAAATGGCAACCGTACAGACCAAGACAAAAGTCTCGTGGTGCGAAAAAAACGCAAGAGCCAGCAGGCTGGTCCTTCATACACACAAAATTGTCCTGATAAAGAAAACCAAGGAATCTTGGGATTAAGACAGCATCTAGAAACACAGAGTGAAGACAATGACTCTTCTTTTAGTGACTGTATCTCTTCACCTTCATCTAGCCTACATTTTGGAGACTCTGACACAGTAACATCggatgaagaaaaagatgctCCCGTGAGACACCCTCAGGCAGTGCTGAATGCTACGAGTAGAACTCATAGTGCAAGGTCGCAAAAGTGGCCTCGGACTGAGGCAGACTCTGTACCTGGGTTATTAATGAAAAGGCCCTGTTTTCACAGCAATTCGTTAAGAAGACTTCCATATAGAAAGAGATTCGTGAAAACCAGTTCCTCACAGCGGACACAGAATCAAAAGGAACGAATTttaatgcagaggaaaaaacGGGAGGTGTTAGCTCGAAGAAAGTACGCTTTGCTACCCAGCTCTAGCAGTTCGAGTGAGAATGATCTCAGTAGTGAATCTTCCTCCAGTTCATCCACAGAAGGGGAGGAAGACTTGTTCGTGTCACCTGGTGAAAACCACCAGAACAATACAGCTGTTCCTTCAG GAAgtattgatgaagatgttgtgGTGATTGAAGCATCTTCCACACCCCAGGTCACTgctaatgaagaaataaatgttaccTCAACAGATAGTGAAGTGGAGATTGTTACAGTTGGTGAGAGCTACAG GTCTCGTTCAACACTTGGACACTCAAGATCACACTGGGGACAAAGCTCGAGTTCTCATGCTGCACGGCCTCCAGAACAGCGGAACCGCAGCAGGATTTCCACAGTCATACAGCCACTGAGACAGAATGCTGCAGAGGTAGTGGACCTTACGGTGGATGAAGATG agCCAACAGTTGTGCCAACCACATCAGCTGGAGTGGAGTCCCAGGTCGTGAGTTCTGCTTCCAGTAACAGTTCTAGTACGTCTACCTCAGAGCAGGCCTCTGATGCAGCTCCAAACGTCTCCACCAGCCAGCCCTCTGCAGCACCAGAGACAACTTCTAGTCTTCCCAATAGCAGCACTGCTGGTACTTCTGCTGGAG ATGATATAAGAAGAACTGCATCTAATACGACACTGGAAACTGGCCCTCCAGCCATGCCACGGTTACCATCATGCTGCCCTCAGCATTCTCCATGTGGAGgatcttcacagaatcatcatGCGTTGGGGCATCCACATACaagctgctttcagcagcatgGCCACCACTttcagcaccaccaccaccaccaccacaacccTCACCCAGCAGTTCCCTTGTCTCCTTCATTCAGTGACTCCAGCTGCCCTGTTGAACGGCCTCCTCCAGTGCCTGCACCTTGTGGAGCAAGCAGCAGTTCTGGCACCAGTTACCATGACCAg CAGGCATTGCCAGTAGACTTAAGCAGCAATGGTATAAGAAGTCATGGAAGTGGTGCTTTTCATGGAACGTCTGCTTTTGACCCCTGCTGTCCTGGTTCTTCATCTCGAACTGCAATTTATGGGCATCAGACTGGTGCTGGCCCAAGCCAATCACTAACAATAGATGGATATGGATCAAGTATGGtagcacagccacagccccaaCCTCCTCCTCAGGCATCGCTTTCTTCCTGTCGACATTATATGCATTCTCCTT ATGCTTCTTTGACCAGACCTCTTCACCATCAAGCTTCTGCATGTCCCCATTCTCATGGAAATCCTCCTCCTCAGCCACAACCTCCACCTCAAGTAGATTACGTTATCCCTCATCCAGTGCATCCTTTCCATCCATCAATCTCCTCTCATGCATCTTCTCATCCTGTTCCACCTCCACCACCAACTCATCCTTTAGCCAATGCAGCTGCTCCGATTCCACAGCATCTTCCAGCAGCACACCAGGCTATATCCCATCACATCCCTGCaacagctcctccagcacagaggCTTCATGCTCATGAAGTGATCCAGAGGATGGAGGTCCAGAGAAGAAGAATGATGCAACACCCAAC ACGTGCTCATGAACGACCTCCTCCACATCCTCACAGAATGCATCCAAATTACGGTCATGGACATCACATTCATGTGCCTCAGACAATGTCTTCCCATCCTCGACAAGCTCCAGAGAGATCTGCCTG GGAACTGGGAATTGAAGCTGGTGTGACTGCAGCTACCTACCCTCCAGGGCCCTTGCATCCTCACTTGGCCCACTACCATGCACCTCCTCGACTTCATCACTTGCAAATAGGAGCTCTTCCTCTAATG GTACCAGACATGGCGGGCTACCCTCACATCCGTTACATTTCATCGGGATTGGATGGAACATCATTCAGAGGCCCTTTCAGGGGCAATTTTGAG GAGCTGATTCACTTGGAGGAACGATTAGGCAATGTAAATCGTGGAGCAACGCAGGGAACTATAGAAAGATGCACGTATCCACATAAATACAAAAAG